One Candidatus Paceibacterota bacterium genomic window carries:
- a CDS encoding cyanophycin synthetase, with amino-acid sequence MEKFDLSKIKKVFFVGIGGIGISAIARMMLLEGKDVFGSDISMSGITDELQRLGAKITLGQAMELIPKDVELVIFSLSVAQYDPKFFTELNNSGVKKLSYPEALGIVTSNKYTIAVSGTHGKTTTTAMIGKILLDAKLDPSVIVGSLLKESKSNLIIGRSKYFVVEACEYKRAFLNIKPKILVITNIEADHLDYYKDLEDIKSAFKQLEKQSEKVISDYSKYLDKVPKLLVPGQHNRMDAAAALAVADLLGIKEEIAQKSLSEFTGTWRRLEKKGVTKEGTIIYDDYAHHPTEVKASLEALRELYPKGHLPTGQAGKRITVLFQPHLYSRTKALFDEFVTCFDDADNVLLLPIYFARENPDQEVSSEKLAIAMRTHRGEVTAFSSFTEAEERVSRMKLGENDVFVTMGAGEAYKVAEKVFPDLVSGPRL; translated from the coding sequence ATGGAAAAATTTGATTTATCAAAAATTAAAAAAGTATTTTTTGTGGGAATCGGGGGGATCGGCATATCGGCTATTGCACGAATGATGCTTTTGGAAGGGAAAGATGTCTTTGGGTCAGACATCTCAATGAGTGGAATAACTGACGAGCTCCAAAGGCTCGGAGCTAAAATAACTTTGGGTCAAGCGATGGAATTGATTCCAAAAGATGTTGAATTGGTTATATTTTCGCTTTCAGTTGCTCAATATGACCCGAAGTTTTTTACTGAATTAAATAATTCTGGAGTTAAAAAATTAAGTTATCCAGAGGCATTAGGTATCGTGACTTCTAATAAGTACACCATTGCAGTTTCTGGTACTCATGGCAAGACCACCACTACAGCAATGATTGGCAAAATATTACTGGACGCAAAATTGGACCCTTCGGTAATTGTCGGGTCTTTACTAAAAGAAAGTAAATCAAATTTAATCATTGGAAGAAGTAAGTATTTTGTGGTGGAAGCTTGTGAATATAAAAGAGCTTTTTTAAACATTAAACCAAAAATTTTAGTGATTACGAATATTGAAGCAGATCATTTGGATTATTATAAAGATCTAGAAGACATTAAAAGCGCCTTTAAACAACTTGAAAAACAGAGTGAGAAAGTGATTTCAGATTATAGTAAATATTTAGACAAAGTTCCGAAGCTTTTAGTTCCAGGACAGCACAACAGAATGGATGCGGCAGCAGCCCTGGCGGTAGCCGACCTTTTGGGCATCAAAGAAGAAATAGCACAAAAGTCTCTTTCAGAATTTACAGGCACGTGGCGACGGTTAGAGAAAAAGGGTGTAACAAAAGAAGGAACAATCATTTATGACGATTACGCCCATCATCCTACGGAAGTAAAGGCAAGTCTAGAAGCTTTGCGAGAGCTGTATCCAAAAGGGCACCTGCCTACCGGACAGGCAGGGAAAAGAATCACAGTTCTCTTTCAACCGCATCTTTATAGCCGAACCAAAGCCCTTTTTGATGAATTTGTGACTTGTTTTGATGATGCTGACAACGTTTTGCTTTTACCAATCTATTTTGCCCGTGAAAATCCTGATCAAGAGGTTTCTAGTGAGAAATTAGCCATAGCAATGCGTACGCACCGCGGAGAAGTAACCGCTTTTAGCAGTTTTACTGAAGCAGAAGAGAGGGTAAGTAGGATGAAATTAGGTGAAAATGACGTATTTGTGACAATGGGAGCAGGAGAAGCGTATAAAGTTGCTGAGAAAGTATTTCCCGACCTTGTATCGGGACCCCGACTTTAA